Proteins from one Carassius gibelio isolate Cgi1373 ecotype wild population from Czech Republic chromosome A25, carGib1.2-hapl.c, whole genome shotgun sequence genomic window:
- the ric3b gene encoding protein RIC-3b, with protein sequence MRGAGARHRCRFGYRGASVTPESLSNQISLNMSISTFQKLTVVSCVVLCVALLLPKMLLSRGKRDTPHSEGPAGHFPPMPHRAPVSEERRHFSKAHNPEAIARAKGAATGASTGGKSNLAGQIIPIYGFGILLYILYILFKITSKGKTAKPPKSRFTAVRSENMKRKITDFELAQLQDRLNETKDVIERIISTASAGSDSIGGAVAMDEEQQLLYQLQEITRVMQEGQFVDTVPANPDHSCDREWDGLPGNGGKELNERFCSVHSPHTSANAQMRDETSAEMKRPDEQSLSDPDENTDGNRNTKIEDISLCSSDSQSQPETETLIGSDITSGPVSEHSIIRRRNKQ encoded by the exons ATGCGGGGGGCAGGTGCGCGTCACAGATGCAGATTCGGTTACAGAGGTGCTTCGGTCACTCCCGAGTCACTCTCAAATCAGATATCATTAAACATGTCTATTTCGACATTTCAGAAGCTCACTGTAGTGTCATGCGTGGTGCTGTGCGTCGCGCTTCTGCTGCCTAAAATGCTTTTATCGCGAGGAAAGAGAGACACACCGCACTCCGAAG GGCCCGCAGGTCACTTTCCTCCCATGCCACACCGAGCGCCTGTATCTGAGGAGCGGAGGCACTTCTCCAAAGCCCACAACCCTGAAGCCATCGCCCGGGCCAAAGGAGCCGCTACTGGAGCCAGCACCGGAGGAAAGTCCAACCTCGCAGGGCAGATCATTCCCATCTACGGCTTCGGGATCTTACTCTACATCCTTTACATTCTGTTTAAG ATCACGTCCAAAGGCAAAACAGCGAAACCTCCAAAGAGCCGATTCACTGCTGTCAGATCAGAAAACATGAAGAGGAAAATAA ctgatTTTGAGCTGGCTCAGCTGCAGGACAGACTGAATGAGACGAAGGATGTGATCGAGAGAATCATTTCTACAGCCAGCGCTGGctcagacag TATTGGAGGAGCGGTGGCCATGGATGAGGAGCAGCAGTTACTGTACCAGCTGCAGGAGATCACACGCGTCATGCAGGAGGGACAGTTCGTGGACACAGTCCCAGCAAACCCTGACCACTCCTGCGACCGTGAGTGGGACG GTCTTCCTGGGAACGGTGGGAAGGAGCTTAATGAGCGTTTCTGTAGTGTTCATTCGCCTCACACGAGCGCAAACGCTCAGATGAGAGACGAGACGAGTGCGGAGATGAAGCGTCCTGATGAACAGTCTCTCAGTGACCCTGATGAAAACACAGACGGCAACAGAAACACAAAGATAGAGGACATTTCTTTGTGTAGCTCCGACAGCCAATCACAGCCAGAGACAGAAACTCTAATAGGAAGTGACATCACATCCGGCCCAGTGTCAGAACACAGCATCATCAGGCggagaaacaaacaataa